CATGGAAAGTTTAACTTGAAGGATAGGGCAGTAGCTTGGCCCTTTGGATTGATAAGTACAAAGCCAACTCCTCCTCTTGTGGTTGTAAAAGAACCATCGAAATGCATGACCCACATCTCCTCTTTCACAGCAGCGACAACTATCTTTGGCAGTGCACCAAGGAATTCCTAAGAGTTGATGGCCTCTTCTTCTTCGAGGAATAATGCTAGCATGTCTCTCATAGCTTGGCTTTTGATAGAGTTAGGCGTCACACATATAATATCAAATTCGAAAAGTTGGAGCAACTAGTGAGCTAAATTACCAGATAGTATAGATTTAGTGAGTAAGTACCTTAACGGGTCAAACTTTACCATAAGGTGCAGCTTGTGGGCTAGGAAATAGTGCGCAGCCACTGTGATCCGTAGAAAAGAGCTAAGCAAAGGCGTTCCGTTTTCTCATAGTGGGTTTTGGCTCCTCTTAACTGTCGGCTGACATAGTAAATTGGTGATTCTTCCCAGGCTGGATTGTCTTGGGCAAGCAGGGCTCCTACGACATTGCTTATTATGGCTAGGTAAAGCTTGAGCAGAATGCCTAGAACTGGTGCCTTCATGGTAGGAAGGTTGGTGACGAGCTGCTGGACCCGTTGATAGGCTTCACCGTATTCCTTGATCCACACAAATTTCTTCCCTTTCCTAAATAGTGGGGCGAAGGCTTCTGTTGCTACTGCTAATCCTGGGATGAAGCGCCGAATGTAAGACAATTTTTTCATCAAGCTTTTTAGTTCATTAGTATTTGTAGGTGGCATGAAGGCTCATATGGTCTGCACCTTGTTTGGATTTACATCAATGTCGCGCTAATGCACTAAGAAGCCCAGGAACTTGCCTGAAGAAACACCAAAGACGCATTTCTTAAGGTTCATCTTCAACCCATATGCTCGACATCTCCTCAGCACTTTCTTTAGCATTTCCCAATGCCATTCCATGGTCTTGGATTTCATGTAAAGTCATCCACATAGTCTTCCACTTCATTCCCCATCATGTCGTGCAAGACTGTTGTCATTGCTCGCTGATAGGTAGCACCGGCATTTTTGAGTCCAAAAGGCATGACCATGTAGTAAAAGTTTCCAAATGGCATGCGGAAAACCGTCTTCTCAGCATCTTTGGCAGACATCTTGATTTGGTTGTATCCATTGAAG
This genomic interval from Malus domestica chromosome 05, GDT2T_hap1 contains the following:
- the LOC139196113 gene encoding uncharacterized protein yields the protein MEWHWEMLKKVLRRCRAYGLKMNLKKCVFGVSSGLAVATEAFAPLFRKGKKFVWIKEYGEAYQRVQQLVTNLPTMKAPVLGILLKLYLAIISNVVGALLAQDNPAWEESPIYYVSRQLRGAKTHYEKTERLCLALFYGSQWLRTIS